The following coding sequences are from one Muntiacus reevesi chromosome 17, mMunRee1.1, whole genome shotgun sequence window:
- the LOC136148412 gene encoding interferon tau, with amino-acid sequence MAFVLSLLMALVLVSYGPGGSLGCELSQYHVLLGRRNLRLLGQMKRLSPHSCLQDRKDFGLPQEMVEGSQLQKDQAFSVLHEMLQQCFNLFHTERSSAASDTTILEQLCTGLYQQLDDLDACLGQVMGEKDSDLGRMGPTLTVKRYFQGIHDYLQEKEYSDCAWQIVHLEMMRALSSISRLQKRLRKMGGDLNSP; translated from the coding sequence ATGGCCTTCGTGCTCTCTCTACTGATGGCCCTGGTGCTGGTCAGCTATGGCCCGGGAGGATCCTTGGGCTGTGAGCTGTCTCAGTACCATgtgctgcttggcaggcggaaCCTCAGGCTCCTGGGCCAAATGAAGAGACTCTCCCCTCACTCCTGTCTGCAGGACAGAAAAGACTTCGGTCttccccaggagatggtggagggcaGTCAGCTTCAGAAGGACCAGGCCTTCTCTGTGCTCCACGAGATGCTCCAGCAATGCTTCAACCTCTTCCACACAGAGCGCTCCTCTGCTGCCTCGGACACCACCATCCTGGAGCAGCTCTGCACTGGACTCTATCAGCAGCTGGACGACCTGGATGCCTGCCTGGGGCAGGTGATGGGAGAGAAAGACTCTGACCTGGGAAGGATGGGCCCCACTCTGACCGTGAAGAGGTACTTCCAGGGAATCCATGACTACCTGCAAGAGAAGGAATACAGCGACTGTGCCTGGCAAATCGTCCATTTGGAGATGATGAGAGCTCTCTCTTCAATATCCAGGTTGCAAAAAAGGTTAAGAAAGATGGGTGGAGATCTGAACTCACCTTGA